The genomic segment TTTAATAGTGGTAGTAAGATTACTGTGATGATAGTTTTCATTACACAATCACATGGATTTTGAGTAATTTGCTTCTGGTACTAATTTTCTTATAAGCTCTGTTGTTTCAGTGTGTAAATTTTCACATAATGTGAGGTGTTTCAGAATGCTTATATTGGGTTATGGAAGAGATCCTCATACTGTAAGTAATATTTCTTAACCTCATGGAGCCTACCATTCTTGAGGAGAAAAGCCTTGCACATATGAAATAGGTTGGGGAAAagtcttaaaataattataatcaaaTACTAAATTGCAGGGTGCAGAAATCACATACAGTGGATTTATATGTGAatgtttacatatatacacacaaatatgcacacatacatacatccaCGTACTCATCCTTTAAATATACAAAGATTGAGGTTTATTTGTAATGGGTTTTGGGTCTTAGGAGCATATCTAAATAACTTTAATATTTGCTATTAAAAATCTTTAGATCATGCAAAGCATATTGTCCCTTTTTTTGAGTGTGTCACCATAGAGGGGAGTCAGTTATCAGTTAACTGAAAAGTTAGATCAGTTTTTTAGTGAGtttaaaaatctaatttcttTCATATGGTAAAGGCAGGTGATGCGGAAGCATAGCACTTGGATTTTCTGTTCTGATAGTACTATTTGAATTCTGATTTTGCCAGTTAACCTTTGTTACCTTTGTCAAGTTACTTCATCTCCAGCCCATGTGGAAATGGTAGTAATTGTAACATACAATTTCTGTTGGTGTAGATGAAGTAAGATAATGCATATAAATAAAGCACTTGACTCAGTTCTTGATACAGTACTACTCAAATAATAGCTTTCTTTGCTGCCATTAATATTGGGCACcattgaaatatttaattaacatAAAATTGTGTGTACGCAGCCTTTTCATTTGTATTCCCTTAAAAGCTTATGTATTCAGTCACCATTTCTGACCTGCTACATGGCAGGTACAGTGCTAGATGGCAGGGATAGTGCTAGATGGCAGGGATAGAGCTATGAATAAGACACTTTCCCTGCATCCAGAAGTGTGGTGATAGAgacaaataatttttagaaggTATGATAAGTACAATAATAAAGGTAAATAATTATTTGCAATCTGAAATGAATATATTCTACTTCAAAGGAGTTGAGAAATAGGAGGTAGGCATAGTCCAACGTGGGACACTTTTCTGATATGTTGATATTACCCATCAATATATTTGCCTCCTTTCATCTTATGCCTTGAAGAGGTCAACATTTTAATGGACAGAatacattatttgtttttgtcCATAGAGTTTTCACATCCAGCATTTGATAGGAAGTTAATTAAGACTGATTTTATATTTGCTCAGAGCTTTAGAGAAGCTGAGAAGATTCAGTCAGCCCTCTTTACTCCCTACTTCCAGTTTCtattctgataaaaaaaaaactgtagaaAGACAGATCTCAGGGTATTTCCCATGTATGTTTTTGATGCTGTTGGATAGATTGTTCTATATTTGCAACTTATCTCAATTATAAGAGCATTGCACTGTGAGTGTATGTTTAGGTTCTTCTCCAAGACATTTGAAGGCTTCTCGATATTTGagaattttttataataatttaatattttattgacatatttccattcttttcttaCAGAGCCTTCAAGCAGAAAGGAACAAACCAACTAAAAATATGATTAACATCAATAGCCGCCTGCAAGAGGTCTTTGGTTATGCCATCAAGGCTGCATATCCAGATTTGGAAAATCCTCCTCTGATAGTGACACCAAGTCAGCAGCCCAAGTTTGGGGACTATCAGTGTAATAGTGCTATGGGTATCTCTCAGGTAATTGTATTATTATAAAGCACACTTGGTGATTTGATTTTCTTAAACCTTATCATCATCATTACCATTTACATAAATAATAGCAAGTTGTATcctcaataaaaaaaacattttccacaATTCTGAAAAACTTAAGAGGGAgttcatgttttcaattttttaaaaagcccgcaaacttaaatatttagttaaatgTTATATGCATTCTCGATATAAGGGCAATAGTTGGTACTTTTTTTGCTTTAGTACTTCCCTACAGGATTGCTGTATGTTTTTGGTGATTGTGGGAAGGTGAAAAATTGAAAGTTAGGGATTTCCATCAAATAATTGATGCAGCTGTGCTATCTGTGAGGTGGGCTTACACCCCGTTTTTAATAGCTACATTGTCTAATGTGTTTGTGGTTAACTGCCCCTGGTTTGGGACATTTTGCTTTCCTTTGTTGACTAGAAAGGGTTAACCTAAAGGGTCCAGATTTTTTTCTGGACAACTTGTATGTCTGTGCTGAAGTTAAATTTATAAGGGTACTATTTATTGCTCAAGTCTGAATATTGCACACTTTCGTACTTTGAAAATTAGAAATGTATATATCCTGGAAACAGGCACCATAATTAGACTGTTATATCTCATCAAAATGTTACAGATATGTGTGGCAACTGATTTTGAAGAGATCACATGGTTTTGGCACTGTGGCATTCCATTTGGCACTAATTATGCTTGATGCTTTTAATCTGTCCGTTTGCAAGGTCATTGGACTGCTCTGCTTTTGCTGTTTGATGGGTCTTATGTCTGATACATCTCATGCTTTGTCAGTTGTGCATTTCCAAGTAACTTGCTGAAACCTATTGTATAATGAATCGTTTTATGTTGCGTTATAGATACTCAAAGCCAAGGAACAGAAAGTTAATCCAAGagaaattgctgaaaacattGCCAAACACCTTCCAGACAATGAATATATTGAAAAAGTTGAAATTGCTGGTCCTGGTATGACAGTGTTACCTTCTTAAGTAGTTGTGTTGATGCTGAGTCcttttgaaataaagaaaaccattctaaatatgAATGTAGAGTTGAAACTTACATACTGAACAAGATGGTGAAAGTACCTTGGATTGAGAGTTAGGAAGTTAAGATTCTATGCTAGATTTAGCTGCCTGATCTTGGATAAGTTACTTTACGTCCCTATGATTCAATTTTTCATCAGCAAAAAAGAGAGATAATGGCAGTTAAGTCTGTAGCAAAAGGGCCATCTGTTTTTCTTAAAAGATGAACAAATCATTTGCTGAGAGTGAAGGGGCCCTGATTAAGTAGGAAGCTTTCGGGAAGTGGTAAGGTTTGAAATAGATGCTGATACAGGGAGCTTGTAAGAGGGCTTAAGTCAAGGCAGCAAGTAGTCTTAGGATTCTGAGGAGTTTTGTGAGAACCCAGTCAGCACTCTGGAGCTAGCATAAGTGAAATTGAGGTCTTTAGGAGTGAGTAGTCCTTCAAAATAGGAAactatctgattttttttccctctcttttacTGTTCACTAGGTTTTATTAATGTCCACTTAAGAAAGGATTTTGTATCAGAACAGTTGACCAATCTCTTGGTGAATGGGGCTCAACTACCTGCTCTTGGAGAGAATAAAAAGGTACGTGTACAGTATTCAATTGAAATATTAATACCTTAGAACTGTGTGGACAGCACTATAACTGGGAATGGCTCTCACTTTCTGTATTAAGATTTAAACAAGGCATTTGAGGTAGCCAGCTGATAATTTATTAGGTATAGCTAAAATAGAGGACAGATAATCTGAATTAACAAATTTCTTTTTCAGTTAATTATGGACAACTAGATTCATCAGTAATTCATCAGGTTGAAATAGATTCAACCAAGTTGAATTACAACCCAAACTACTGTTTGAGTTTATTACTAAATGTTATTAATGAATGTGTTAGCAGAACAAAATGCTTAAACCTTTTTTATCTCATTGACTATATTTGACAAACAACATTGTAAATTAAGGTTTACAGCTATGCTACTTTGGTATGTTTATATACTGTAATATACTTGCCTTTATAGCTGTATTGCATAATCATAGTACAATGTTATTGTCTATGAGAGTGTCTCTTTATTGTCTATCCCAGGTTGTAGTTGACTTTTCCTCTCCCAACATAGCTAAAGAGATGCATGTAGGCCACCTAAGGTCAACCATCATAGGAGAGAGCATGTGTCGCCTTTTTGAATTTGCAGGATACCATGTGCTAAGGTATGTACTCTTGCCTTTGGAGATTactacagaaaatgaaaaatgtgactTGAGAAAGAATCTTTGACTTAATTAGTGATTCCTGAGTATTGTTCTGCTTCTAATCATCCAGTaggctttttaaataaatttggcCTTGAGCTTCTCCTGTGAACTAACAACTTTAGACTCTGTGGGGATGCAACCAAGAAAAAAGCTCCCCCATTGATTCCGAAGGTATTTTTGAGTGCTCCCTGTGTGCCAGAGGTTCATATTCTAGTAGGGAAAGAGCTAGACAAGAGATAGATTATGCTGGGCTTTCTAGGCCATTGTAGGAAATTGGGATTGTATTCTTAAGTGTAATGGAAAGCTATAGGGAGTTTTGCAGACCAGTTGAGGAAATAATTGAGTAAGCAAGATACTACTAAAAGTGACGACTGGCACTTAAATGTTAGTTGTTCGTAATGAAATGTAATTCCTCTCATTTaaacatgtttatcatttttaagttattttatattCTCTTAATTGGTATTAGATTAAATCATGTAGGAGATTGGGGGACCCAGTTTGGCATGCTCATCGCCCACCTGCAAGATAAATTTCCTGATTACCTAACAGTTTCACCTCCTATTGGGGATCTTCAGGCCTTCTATAAGGTTTGAtactatttattatattatttgtgTGTCTGCCatttataattattcattttctttagtgAGTCCAGAATGGTGTTTGAAGCTGCTGTGGGTTTAAATAAAAACTGCTATACTCCCTCCCCCTTAACAcatcatctttccttttttttttttcttcatagtggGATGCGTGGGTAGGTAGGTGGATGGGTGAGATGAGTGGATGGATCGATGGacaaactgatgaatggataggtgggtgtatgagtgtgtagGTGGAGAGGTAGATGGATGAGTATGTGGATggaaggggggagggggagagaagggggagggccatctttccttttttattggtgTATATTAGAAATTGAATTCTACCACATTACCATTGGTAAATGAATTTAAGAGTTTGTTAACCAAAATACGTTTTAGTATTTAAagttttttgatgctattattttctttattttatatactttggaaATATTACTAAGCACATGTAATAATAGGGTTCTTTGACAAGTTGATTGGTAACTATTCTTGACTGTTGAGCTAGAAGAGCActtgttctgtttttattctaaattttTGCTTCCTCCTCTTTGGTTTTTTATGGGAGGTGGTGATTTGTTATTTTagaaatgaacaaattttaaAGCTAGAAATGTGGGTTGGTTCTTTCTACAGACCTTTTTACTTGTTTTAAACACAGGAATCCAAGAAGAGGTTTGATACAGAGGAGGAATTTAAGAAGCGAGCATACCAGTGTGTAGTTCTGCTCCAGAGTAAAAATCCAGATATTATAAAAGCTTGGAAACTTATCTGTGATGTCTCCCGTCAGGGTGAGTTTCGGACTTCATTCATATAACAAATACTATTGCATGTAGTTTCCTTGAGTCTGTATTCAGAATTAACCTTGAATGACAGGTTAAACTTTCAAGGACTGGCagacagatttttttcttaaatattttgtgaaaatgaAACAACTGTTAAGAAAGTTTATAAAGACATGCAGGTTAAAATTTAACTTCCTTAGAAGTCAGCaaatattaaatagaaaataaagtgggaaagaaaaaggaaaagatctTATTCACAGTAGCTACCAAGGCTATAAAaagcttagaaataaatttatccAGAAATATGTAGGACCAAAATGAAGAGAAATAGACAACAGGATGTAATCAGTGTTTGAGTAGAGTAATGACAAAGTCCCCTAGTCCTCCACATTAATTTGTTTTAAGTCAATTTCAAGTTTTCATACTTgacaaagtaattttaaaatttcttcactTTGAAGACTAAATGAATAAGAATAATCAGCAGATCTTAGAAAAGGAACACTAATGGAGGTGTAAGTAATACAATGTTTTATAATGCTACTGTAAgtgatattttgttattgatACCTGGCTGGACAGATAAATAGTAATAATTaggaaaaactatttaaaaattcagtaaataTGCTTTCCAAATAGGaaaggcttttctttctttttttcttctcatacacattttttaagaaaaaaatttttttaagttatgcaGGAAGTACATGTTCCTTTTTGAAAAAAGTGAATGtggacaggaaaaaaaattaaaattatcttaaGTCCCACccactgttaatattttgatatgTATCTTGTTCTTTCCATAGTTGCAAAATGACaacatgtatatataattgtTTGTATCATATACTCAATGTAACTCATTTCCTtgcaaattttttaattaaataaagttattttaatgTAAGATTCATGTGTCTTGTTTATTTAAATTCCTATGCATGTTATTTGGTGACCTTTTTTTACCTAGAGTTTAATAAAATATACAACGCACTGGACATCTCTCTAATAGAAAGGGGAGAATCCTTCTATCAAGATAGGATGGATGATGTTGTAAAAGAATTTGAAGATAAAGGTAGGcagtctacatttttttttttcattatgaaaattttcaaacataggcagaaatagagaaaatattatAGTGACCCCCTAACTCCATGCATGTACTAGTTGTTCAACTTCAACATTTATGAATATAAGCCAACCTGTTGGATCTGTACCTTCCCATAAATACTGCATCATATATAACTTCATCTGTAACTACTTTGGTGTATGTGTTCCAGAAAGAACAAGCCCTTCCTTCCATCCCAAAATTAGAGTACCATTATCACTCTATGAAAATCAAGAATTTTGTAATGTTAACCAGTCAGAATTCAAATTTCACAAGTACATGCATAATCTTTTAAATACTGAGTTTTTTCAGAGTCTGTGAATTACATTTGTTTGGTATATCTTGAATTCTGTAAATCCAtaggtttctctttctcccccattttttctcttttattattgaAGAAACTGGGCCATTTGTCTTTTAGAATTTCCCATATGGTGTTATTTAACAATAATTCCTCTATCTCTGTGTTTAAAGAAGCTTGATTAAATTCTGGtttgcattttcttcctttttttgtcttGTCTTCTGTTTATTTGCGAGAATGCAAAAAAATGTCTGGTTggatcttttgttatgttaaaatTGATCATTGAGTTCCAGTATTGTCAGTCTTATCTATACTTAAATTTCCCCATTAGACTTTCCCCTAGTGGATTTAGCAGCTGTGATGAGCAGGCTTTCATCCATTACTTCGTTAGAGATTGAAAAATGGTAGTATTCtatcattccttttttgtttgttaccTTGAATTTTCCTCTGCAGAACTTCAACACAtaattattttggttattgtcTGATATAGTTCATATAAGACAAGCAGTATACatgcttaatttgttttctttaatcaaTTTCTGGAATAATAAATTTGTTCCTTAGTATCTTCCAGCTATGACAACTGAGTTGTTCTAAGCATTAGTAAGTGAGGTTTAatatgtcttagagttttcagtcatttgcttttatttatttatttttttaatactcagATTGTAGCTGTTATTTTCAAGGGAACTTggctccttgaatgggaaatggTATCAATCACAATCTAGAACCTAAGGATCATACTTTGaagataataaaattttaaagactttttttttttttaatgagaaggagacagagaagctAGCAATATcacaaggtcacatagctagtaagtggtaaGTCTGAGATTCAATCCTAGACAGTCTTGCTTCAAAGGTGTTTTTAACTACTATTTTATACTGCCTTTACCttaccaagcctcagtttcctacactgtaagaaaataaaaatagtagttGCTGCATAAAGTTTTTAGTTATTGTGAAGGTTGAATTTAAGACTTAGCACATAATTTGGCCCATAGTGGCACTCAAATATGTATGTTATTATCATTATGTTCCTTCCTATTCCTTCTTGCATCTGTGAATTTTGTCTTTCTCATCATGAGTATAtgaacattattttttctttccactgaTCATCTTAAATGCTACTGCCATGTTTGTTTCCTGGACCCTATTACAGTTCTGACTttttttcaatacattttaaGAGGCAATGATAGAAATTGCATCTTTGTCTCAGAGGAAGACTTTGGCTCCAACTTGAAAACAAGCATAGACTCCCATGTTCTGTGTCCACTGAGAAGATGGGCTCCAATGAGGTGTTCTATAGAGTTTGGGAGCCAAGTGTGGTGTGAGTTCAGAAAACTGCCAGGATATTTCACCTGTGCCCTGAAAATACCCTGGGTAGCGAGGCAGCCCTGACAATAGCCACTTTCCAAGGGTTATAGTAGGTCATGGTGAGAaaaaaatcatgtgatttttttgagCTAATAAATATCATATAATGGCTAAGCATTTGTATTCCTTCGTGGTTCTTTTAGCATTATtaataagctttttttttctctctctctctctaggatTTGTACAAGTGGATGATGGCAGAAAGATTGTGTTTGTCCCAGGATGTTCTGTACCATTAACCATAGTAAAATCAGATGGAGGTTATACCTATGATACATCTGATTTGGCTGCTCTTAAACAAAGACTGTCTGAGGAAAAAGCAAATATGATTATCTATGTGGTGGACAGTGGGCAAGTAAGTTTGTAGATTTGTATATATCCTATATTATTCAGTTATAGGTGAGACCGTATAATGAGGTTTGTGGCATTTGGCAGGGAAGACTCTCTAAATTTTCCCAAAGACTAAAATTCAGAACAGCAGTGTAACATAGGAGAAAGACCAACGTTTTaatttggcaaaactggacacttCCCAGCTTGTCTCCTTAAACTAGAAAGGGTTACttacttctctgaacctcaatgACCATTCTTATCTGAAAGGGTAGTTGTGACACCaaaaatttaattgaaattaTAATACATGAATCTGCCCTTAGTTCTGTTACTTTAAGAACTTttgaacatataaaatataacaaacagTTCTGCTCATTTTGTTTctcacatataggaaataaaGTAGAGATTTTATAATTATACTTGCCTTACAAGATTTGTGAATGATTTAAATTTAACAAATCTTTATCCCTAAGCACAAGAACTTTaagtcattttttattattagaaaaaaTAGCAAGTAACTTCATATTCCTTTCCTTTGTAGTCTGTGCACTTCCAGACAGTTTTTGCTGCTGCTCAAATGATTGGTTGGTATGACCCTAGTGTAACTCGTGTGTCTCATGCTGGATTTGGTGTGGTGCTGGGGGAAGACAAGTAAGTCTGGAAAACCTAAAAGTTATATTGACATGCCCGACACTCAGATTTCTTCCGAAGAAGCTACATTGCATTTAATACCATATTAGAATTAAGAGCAAAGCACACAATTTTTTTAGTCTGCATATGTTGTAATGGTGAACCCACATGTGCCATTTTGTACCTATATCTTAGCACTACCAGGGAATGTAGCTTTTTAGGGAGATTTGTACAAACTTGAATGAAAACCAGGCTATGGACTTAACAGATTATAAAAGGGTTTCTAGTTCCATAGATCTAAACTGTAAAATGTTTCACAGTACCCCCTCTCACTTCAAACAGTGTAATGCAAGCATTTTGTAAATTGTTTTTCCCTTCACAGTTGAGCATCTAGTCAACAAGTTTATTGAGACTCCAGTTGAGTTTTAAGGTTCTTCATGGCTTTCATTTCTGTGTTCATCTGAAAAATACTGTTTATTCAGACCTACATGTTAATATCcatacttcagtttttctattttccaGTTCTTTCCCCATGTTCTGCTAAATGTTTATGATGTAAAAAGGTAAATACAAACATTTGTACACACATTCATCAATTCTAaggcataattttttttttttttgagagggcaaaatataacaagttcttacatggtgaacaaattcttacatagtgaataagttcttacatggtgaacagtgcaagggcagtcatcacagaaactttcggttttgatcacgcattatgaactataaacaatcaggtcaaatatgaatattcgtttgatttttatacttgatttatatgtggatcccacatttctccctttattattattattattattattattttaaataaaatgctgaagtggtaggtagatgtaagataaaggtagaaaacttagtttagtgttgtaagagcgcaaatgtagatgatcaggtatgtgcctgtagactatgtgttaatccaagctagacaagggcaataaaacatccacggatgcagaagatttctctcaaaacagtggggagaggttctaagcctcacctctgttgatccccaatttctcacctgatggcccccctgcgactgtgcctgtcttaggttgttcctcccttgagtaaGGCATAATATTTTTAACATCTTGTCATTCAGTAGTTTCTGAGGATTTCTTAGCTATTTAATCAGCATATCTCATAAAACCTATGGCGTTTTAGATTTGGTGACATTGCCCAGATAATATCATCATAGGAAGGTGGTGATGCTTCTAAAAACCACAACAAGTAGATCAAGCTGTTTGGCTAGACAATGTACAAAAGCCCTAATTAAGCGTATAAAAGGCAGGCTAGATGTGTCAAGATATTATTAGTTTAGAAAGAGGTTATGTGGAGATCAAAGACCTTGTTGGAGTCAACATCAAACATTTAGTTGTAACATATGACTCTTCTGTCCAGCTGCACTTTTCAAAATCACTGGGTCCTTATTCTGTTAACGGTCCTAAGAAAGTGCTTAAAAACTAACCAGTGAGTTAAATAATGCTTATGGTGTCTtagtatttgttgttttttttggaCTGACACTTAGATGATTATTCAGACAGTTGGGTGAAATTATCAAATTTACTTTTATACCTGATATTTGTCATCAATATTCATATCTTGGCATTTATTATGTAATGGCTAAGGGCCTTttttggggtgagggagggaTGTTTTATATTTCTGCACTCTCAGCAAGCATCATGTAATATGGCATCCTAGACTATAAATGAAGAATTATTTCAATTAGTGACAGCCtaccatattttaaatatttacattaaaatgttCATGGGTTCTGCTGTATAAAACTTAgtgaaattttccattttaaggcttttaaaaactaataaataatttatccttttatttaattattccttaaacacctgtttattgagcacccactttACATGGCATTGGCTGGGTTCCACAGTGTGTATATGAAGATAAATAAAACATAGCCTCTTCCTTGAAAGAGCCTATCATCTAAAGCAGAGCAGTTCCCCTATGGAACCTGTTAAAATATACATGCCAGTCTCCACCAGGGGAGTTACTAATTTACCAGGTCAAAAGTGGGTAATAGGTATCTGTTCTTCAAAAACTCTTTTGGTCTTTGGATATGGATCCCTCATATTAGAACCACTAGTCAGAGTTTTaaacagacacaaaaagacaaaaattcaagGCAGGGGAGTAACAGAAAAGACCAGTTATTGCAAAGTAGAGACATTGAGGAAGGCTTCCCCTAGCATTTTGGCTAGATTTTATAATGAGTATTATTTTATCAGACAGAAGGTTTAAAAGTTGTTGGACACTTAAGAAAGGAAGGGATGGCATAAGAAAAGCCATGAAAGTATTTCATGTATTTATGGTACAATAAAGGAGTTTTAATTCTGTGATAAAGGGCAAGAAAATCCTAAGTCAACTCTGAAAATACAACTTTAATAGATATCACAATTATTTTGGTAGGCTTTGTATTAGAAAAGCATGCTTCATTTCTACTGTTGTTGCATTTGAAGGATTTTTAacttagaaaaacaaattaaatactCAGTGTTGTGCCAACTTCTGTTTAATAAATAAAACCCAATTTTCATGAAATGCTTTTACTTGTGCAGTTGCCCAGGGCAATACTTACGAGTGCTTTTGCCTCATCCACAGAGGTTTCGATTTCAGTATGAATGGGACACTGGGGTCcctttgtgtgtttgtttaaCTCGCATTTTAAAATACACTCAAATTTGGTTACCACTGaacaaatggaaatataataCAGAGAAATGCGAATGAGATTCTAGTTAAGAATTTGCTTCCTAAACAGTTCTAGAAGCAAACgggtattttaataatttttcttttaaggtaaAACAACTAAGCCAAATTTTGCATTtaggaaaaatgaacaacttaacagatatcttccttctttcccttctagGGAATGTATTGAAGGTGAATATGTATAGATTGCTATTAGTAGCCTAAAGCATGGGATGCTTTCAGTTAAGGGCCTATAGATGAAGGAGAGTTGAAAGTACCCCTGTTTCTTTTGCATCCTCCTGGTTACCAACTGGAATAAGGCAGTGTCAAACCTTCACAGATTTCTGAATTTTAAGTTCTGTTTCAAGTCTATTTAATTGGGGCTCTTAAATTTTTTTAGGAAAAAGTTTAAAACACGTTCTGGTGAAACAGTGCGCCTCATGGACCTTTTGGAGGAAGGACTAAAACGATCCATggacaaactgaaggaaaaagaaagagacaagGTAATCCAAAGCCTTATTTGCACATTGTGTATATGCCTTG from the Manis pentadactyla isolate mManPen7 chromosome 2, mManPen7.hap1, whole genome shotgun sequence genome contains:
- the RARS1 gene encoding arginine--tRNA ligase, cytoplasmic; its protein translation is MDGVVSECSARLLQQEKEIKSLTAEIDWLKNCSCLEASSDLEQLREENLKLKYRLNILQRSLQAERNKPTKNMININSRLQEVFGYAIKAAYPDLENPPLIVTPSQQPKFGDYQCNSAMGISQILKAKEQKVNPREIAENIAKHLPDNEYIEKVEIAGPGFINVHLRKDFVSEQLTNLLVNGAQLPALGENKKVVVDFSSPNIAKEMHVGHLRSTIIGESMCRLFEFAGYHVLRLNHVGDWGTQFGMLIAHLQDKFPDYLTVSPPIGDLQAFYKESKKRFDTEEEFKKRAYQCVVLLQSKNPDIIKAWKLICDVSRQEFNKIYNALDISLIERGESFYQDRMDDVVKEFEDKGFVQVDDGRKIVFVPGCSVPLTIVKSDGGYTYDTSDLAALKQRLSEEKANMIIYVVDSGQSVHFQTVFAAAQMIGWYDPSVTRVSHAGFGVVLGEDKKKFKTRSGETVRLMDLLEEGLKRSMDKLKEKERDKVLTAEELKAAQTSVAYGCIKYADLSHNRLNDYIFSFDKMLDDRGNTAAYLLYAFTRIRSIARLANIDEEMLQKAAQETKIILDHEKEWKLGRCILRFPEILQKILDDLLLHTLCDYIYELATTFTEFYDSCYCVEKDRQTGKVLKVNMWRMLLCEAAATVMAKGFDILGIKPVQRM